One region of Vibrio sp. FE10 genomic DNA includes:
- a CDS encoding aminoglycoside phosphotransferase family protein, whose product MSQSISSNNFAQSQVSKSQNQPELYQNELYQKIATSLGCHEGFGVQVIQRLWGGYGELVRLVFARENSALMNNISMNDTSMDSVIVKHVALPDKAEHPKGWNTKLSHQRKVHSYQVETAWYQSFTQRWDDRCPVPVGLQCELQENEWLIVMQDLVDIGFPLISQFDVLAVSEDLATKDTQSELAFGYTVEEQKQRDSCLKWLANFHAKYIHIDQEQSASLWKIGTYWHLDTRPDELNALADLPLKNQAQHIDRLLKECPYQTLVHGDAKLANFCFDSESQNAAAVDFQYVGHGCAMKDVALFMSSAVRPQDCAELESQVLEAYFQHLKEALAYYQPQLSFGDVEQAWRPMFYVAWADFQRFVKGWSPEHWKINPYTEQLTQRVIEQLESPE is encoded by the coding sequence ATGTCTCAATCAATATCGTCAAATAATTTTGCTCAATCACAAGTGAGTAAGAGTCAAAACCAACCTGAGCTTTATCAAAATGAGCTTTATCAAAAAATAGCGACCTCGTTGGGTTGCCATGAAGGGTTCGGTGTTCAAGTAATTCAACGCTTATGGGGCGGATACGGCGAGTTAGTACGCTTGGTTTTTGCTCGCGAAAATAGTGCTTTGATGAACAATATTTCGATGAATGATACCTCGATGGATAGCGTCATCGTCAAACATGTCGCATTGCCAGATAAAGCCGAACACCCCAAAGGCTGGAACACCAAATTATCTCATCAGCGAAAGGTGCACTCTTACCAAGTTGAGACCGCATGGTATCAGTCGTTCACTCAGCGATGGGATGATCGTTGTCCTGTGCCTGTTGGGCTGCAATGTGAGTTGCAAGAGAACGAATGGCTGATTGTGATGCAAGACTTAGTGGATATCGGTTTTCCGTTAATCTCTCAATTTGATGTGCTTGCTGTTTCTGAAGATCTGGCAACCAAAGACACTCAGTCTGAACTGGCGTTTGGTTACACTGTAGAAGAACAAAAACAACGTGATTCCTGCCTAAAGTGGCTCGCTAATTTTCATGCGAAGTACATTCATATCGACCAAGAACAGTCTGCATCATTGTGGAAAATAGGTACTTACTGGCATTTAGACACACGCCCTGACGAGTTAAATGCGTTGGCTGATTTACCATTGAAGAATCAAGCGCAACACATCGATCGTTTGCTCAAAGAGTGTCCGTATCAAACCTTGGTGCATGGCGACGCCAAGCTCGCTAATTTCTGTTTTGATTCAGAAAGCCAAAACGCTGCTGCGGTCGATTTCCAATATGTGGGTCATGGTTGTGCGATGAAAGACGTCGCTTTGTTTATGAGTAGCGCGGTTAGGCCGCAAGATTGTGCAGAGCTTGAGTCACAGGTATTGGAGGCTTATTTCCAACACTTGAAAGAGGCATTAGCATATTATCAACCACAGCTTTCGTTTGGTGATGTTGAACAAGCATGGCGCCCCATGTTTTACGTGGCGTGGGCTGATTTCCAACGTTTCGTAAAAGGTTGGAGCCCAGAGCACTGGAAGATCAACCCGTATACTGAGCAACTGACTCAAAGGGTTATTGAGCAGCTAGAAAGCCCAGAATAA
- a CDS encoding GNAT family N-acetyltransferase: MKAIKWDQKDNQITVELEPNQFAVVKYQKDGDVLHITSTRIPDELQGKGFGKVMMESVLPEIEQAGFKIVPVCSYVVHYMNRQKQWSHLLSDKAQ; encoded by the coding sequence ATGAAGGCCATAAAATGGGATCAAAAAGATAACCAGATCACGGTTGAGCTAGAGCCAAATCAGTTCGCTGTTGTTAAGTATCAAAAGGATGGAGACGTGCTACATATTACTTCGACTCGTATCCCTGATGAACTGCAAGGCAAAGGCTTTGGCAAGGTGATGATGGAATCAGTATTACCTGAAATTGAACAGGCGGGGTTTAAAATTGTTCCGGTATGCAGTTACGTAGTGCATTACATGAATAGACAAAAGCAATGGTCGCATCTTCTATCCGATAAAGCACAGTAA
- a CDS encoding flagellar brake protein encodes MNAPLKKPLEHNQALQDPRNRTISTINSTDALAMIEHGSELTLNVSTPVGTKFLATTKFIGTHSENCILVEVPEVSSDDLRFFFQEGFWMTARAYSLRGEGALIHFRCQIHHNIGEPFPILVLSTPSTMQVTQLRKETRYEVNLDSRIIFNDQRMNCEIRDLSKSGCRFVTSPTSRPIQIADRVSIEITPGNYNGPFIPPLRGIVCNLQKSTHYARYGVEFDDIGRANAKNLLGKLKFDGTKLRLRNA; translated from the coding sequence ATGAACGCACCACTGAAGAAGCCTTTGGAGCATAATCAGGCTCTTCAAGATCCTCGAAATCGCACTATTTCCACGATTAATAGTACCGATGCCCTGGCCATGATTGAGCACGGCAGTGAACTGACGTTAAACGTCTCGACTCCGGTTGGCACTAAATTTTTGGCAACCACGAAGTTTATCGGCACACACAGTGAGAACTGTATCTTGGTTGAAGTCCCTGAGGTTTCAAGCGATGACCTACGCTTTTTCTTCCAAGAAGGATTTTGGATGACAGCGAGAGCTTACTCCTTAAGAGGAGAAGGCGCGCTGATCCACTTCAGATGTCAGATTCATCATAACATTGGCGAACCGTTCCCAATCTTGGTGTTATCGACGCCAAGTACGATGCAGGTGACTCAACTTCGTAAAGAAACGCGTTATGAAGTGAATTTAGACTCCAGAATCATCTTTAATGATCAGCGAATGAATTGTGAGATACGAGATCTTTCGAAAAGTGGTTGTCGCTTTGTCACATCACCTACATCACGACCGATTCAAATCGCCGATAGAGTGTCTATCGAGATCACGCCTGGAAACTACAACGGTCCGTTTATTCCTCCGCTACGAGGCATAGTGTGTAATTTGCAAAAATCGACACACTACGCACGCTACGGCGTCGAATTTGATGATATTGGCCGTGCCAATGCGAAGAATTTACTGGGTAAACTCAAATTCGATGGTACCAAGCTTCGTTTACGGAATGCTTAA
- a CDS encoding Lon protease family protein, translating into MAIQRLNTEQLYQVAELEKLPCKSTKELAPIDEIVGQERAQKAVEFAMSIKEKGYNIYAIGRNGLGKRTMILRYLNRHPQEVEELFDWCYIANFEDIRTPKVLKLPSGVGSNLKQDIEKLMRKLLKGMPLAFDNEMYFSRADRLKNQLAAKQQAALESISQEAKEKGINLTITTQGDYQFVAMNGEELHTEESFDLLSPEEQDQFDKTIDGLEVGLRTISRELTELEETYTEKIQKLNDDTARDVITHFVKQLKQDYSQYPEIKKYLTALRKDIVENADIFLEESTEQAEIATASLDKKMPRRYKVNVIVSQKEQSLPIVVEENPNYHSLFGYVETATFKGTVFTDFSLIRAGSLHRANGGVLLMDAVKVLEQPYVWEGLKRALRSRQLSFASLEKEVTLTGAVSLDPEPIPLDVKIILFGDYRTYQLLQHYDAEFGELFRVTADFEDEMKRTADSEMHYARFISSIVHDNNMLHCDRKAIARIIEHSSRQAGDQGKLSLHSAHIANLLRESNYVARGAKSNLIRSTHVDQALSNQQMRVGRLQDSVMETFTNGTTLIHVDGQAVGQVNALSVLSTTDHMFGAPNRITATTAYGDGEVIDIERNVDLGGSIHSKGVMILSAYLSSVFGKTAKVPLTTNITFEQSYGGVDGDSASMAEFCAVVSAFSKQPNRQDIAITGSMNQFGESQPIGGVNEKIEGFFDVCEIKGRSNEQGVIIPRSNVHNLMLRSDIVKAVEKGEFNIWAIDHVTEAIELFTGKAAGEASDEGSYPIDTIFGIAQAKLNALRK; encoded by the coding sequence ATGGCGATTCAAAGACTCAATACAGAACAGCTGTATCAGGTAGCAGAGCTAGAGAAGCTACCCTGCAAGTCGACCAAAGAACTGGCTCCAATTGACGAGATCGTCGGGCAAGAACGGGCGCAAAAAGCCGTTGAGTTCGCGATGTCAATTAAGGAAAAGGGTTACAACATTTACGCGATAGGACGCAATGGTTTAGGTAAACGCACTATGATCTTGCGTTATCTCAACCGTCACCCTCAAGAAGTCGAGGAGCTTTTTGATTGGTGTTACATCGCGAATTTTGAAGACATTCGTACACCTAAAGTGCTCAAGTTACCGAGCGGCGTTGGCAGCAATTTAAAGCAAGATATCGAAAAATTGATGCGTAAATTGCTTAAAGGTATGCCTCTTGCGTTTGATAACGAGATGTACTTTAGCCGTGCTGATAGGCTTAAAAACCAGCTGGCAGCCAAACAGCAAGCAGCGCTAGAAAGCATTAGCCAAGAAGCGAAAGAAAAGGGTATTAACTTAACGATTACCACTCAGGGCGATTACCAGTTTGTTGCAATGAACGGCGAGGAGCTTCATACCGAAGAGAGCTTTGATTTGCTTTCGCCGGAAGAACAAGATCAATTCGACAAAACCATCGATGGATTGGAAGTGGGGTTACGAACCATTTCTCGTGAACTGACCGAGCTTGAAGAGACGTACACAGAGAAAATTCAAAAGCTGAATGATGATACGGCAAGGGATGTGATTACCCACTTTGTTAAGCAGTTGAAGCAAGATTACAGCCAATATCCAGAGATCAAAAAATACCTCACGGCATTGCGTAAGGATATTGTCGAAAACGCTGATATCTTCTTAGAAGAGAGCACTGAGCAAGCTGAAATCGCGACGGCTTCTCTGGATAAGAAAATGCCACGTCGTTACAAAGTGAACGTGATTGTTAGCCAAAAAGAGCAGTCTCTGCCGATTGTTGTCGAAGAGAATCCGAACTATCACTCGCTGTTTGGTTATGTCGAAACGGCGACATTCAAAGGCACGGTATTTACCGATTTTTCTTTGATTCGTGCAGGCAGCTTACACAGAGCTAATGGCGGCGTATTGCTGATGGATGCGGTGAAAGTGTTAGAACAACCGTATGTATGGGAAGGGCTTAAACGTGCGCTACGTTCACGTCAATTGAGCTTTGCTTCATTGGAAAAAGAGGTGACCCTAACGGGCGCAGTATCGCTTGATCCAGAACCGATTCCATTGGATGTGAAAATCATTCTGTTTGGTGATTACCGCACTTACCAATTGCTGCAGCATTACGATGCGGAGTTTGGTGAACTGTTCCGTGTGACGGCCGATTTTGAAGATGAGATGAAGCGTACTGCGGATTCTGAAATGCATTACGCACGCTTCATTTCGAGTATCGTGCACGACAACAATATGCTGCATTGTGATCGCAAAGCGATTGCTCGCATCATTGAGCACAGCTCACGTCAGGCCGGTGACCAAGGCAAGCTATCGTTGCATTCGGCACACATTGCGAACCTGCTTCGTGAGTCTAACTACGTCGCGAGAGGGGCGAAATCGAATCTGATTCGTTCTACTCACGTTGACCAAGCATTGTCTAATCAACAGATGCGTGTCGGACGACTGCAAGACAGCGTAATGGAAACCTTCACTAACGGAACAACGCTAATCCATGTTGATGGTCAGGCGGTTGGGCAAGTGAATGCTCTGTCGGTACTCAGCACAACCGATCATATGTTTGGTGCACCGAACCGAATTACTGCCACTACAGCTTACGGTGATGGTGAAGTGATTGATATCGAAAGAAACGTAGACCTAGGTGGCAGCATTCACTCTAAAGGGGTGATGATCTTATCGGCTTATCTTTCTTCGGTATTTGGTAAGACAGCGAAAGTACCACTTACGACTAATATCACCTTCGAGCAATCGTATGGTGGCGTGGACGGGGACAGTGCGAGTATGGCCGAGTTCTGTGCGGTAGTGTCTGCTTTTTCTAAGCAGCCGAACCGTCAAGACATCGCAATTACTGGCTCGATGAACCAATTTGGTGAATCTCAACCAATTGGTGGTGTGAACGAGAAAATTGAAGGTTTCTTTGATGTGTGTGAAATCAAAGGACGTTCAAATGAGCAAGGGGTGATTATTCCGCGCTCTAACGTTCACAATCTGATGCTGCGCAGTGACATCGTTAAAGCGGTTGAAAAGGGCGAGTTCAACATCTGGGCGATTGACCATGTGACAGAAGCGATTGAGCTGTTCACGGGCAAAGCAGCAGGTGAAGCGAGCGATGAAGGGAGCTATCCTATCGATACTATCTTTGGTATCGCTCAAGCTAAGCTCAATGCTCTGCGTAAATAG